TCAAATTTTGACAGTTGTCTAAGCAAGGAAGTTGTTTTCAGGACTCGAACAATGGTCATCAAGATCGAAAAAGACCAACCTTATCATAACACCATGACCCAACCTCTTGTCCTGATATAATAAGCTTTTATTTCTATTGTCCATGCCACAGGGATTCTTAAAATAAAATAGCACAATTATAAATCATCTTCAAACATCAAAATGGAAAACTGCTGCTTCTCACACCACAAAAGCTTGATAAAAAACATATCGCAAAACAAAAACTAAATGAGCTAATGATAATTAAAGAATCAACCTCTCAGATATAGAGAAACATTAGTTAAATCACAAAACGAAAAAACTGCAGTCTGAACCATACTAATAAAttagaaatttataaaatatggTTGAAGCAATTTTCACCATTTATCTAAAAGTACATGTCAATCCCACATTATCGTAGTTAGACACAaaattgtcgatattttgtcatgaaattgagcaaaaaaaaaagaaccataATCCATTAGGAAAAGTGAAAATAGATTTATCACTTCTATGTGATTGAACTTTCAAAAATCTTATCCAGATAGACAGGATTTGGTCATCATATGTCGCAATAAGATGGAGAAAACTCAAGATTCAACACACAGAGCAACCAAAAAAAATTTCTAGTGTTGATCTATTAATAAAAGAATAGGTTTTAAAACATAGTTGACATTGTTGTAGAGTCAGGGCAGTGAACATTGATAGTAATGTAGAATATtacacaaactaaagcagtatacAACAGTCGACAGTAGTGCCAAGAGCATCTAAAAAATTTTGCAAAAACAGGTAGAAATTGTGGAAAGAAGGAAAAAGGTAGCAATAAGAGAAGACTGACAAGCATACCCTGGTTTAACATGCCCACTTAGCACCAGATAAGGCGTCTTAAGTTGAGCTTGAGCTTCCCTCATTTTTTCCACTGCTAGCAATGGGGTGTCAGAAGCTTTCATTTGCTTTGTCTTCAAATCCTCCTGATATTGCTTCATCCGCTTCTCCTGCTTCATTTTTCCTGGTCCTTTACCATGAAATTTATGTGACAGCATCCGAAATGCCTCCTTGGGTGTCATCTGCATAAAAATAGAAACAAACATACCTTTACTATCAAGTCATTAGAAAATGGATGTTGACAAAACTGGACATGAAAGGATTTAACAGATACCCATACGAACACTATACTGAAACATAACTGATATAAACAAAAGATTCTACTTGATACATTTGAAATAACTCTTCGCTAGTAACCTTCTACAACAGTGAGATGAATGACATATAAGCACATCAGAAACTAAGAAACTTCTTGCTATTTGCTTACATGTAACTAGCTGCTTATGATAGATGTTAATTTATAACAGAGAAATTAGAGACTCATAAGGATGATTAAAAAGCAAATAACTCTAGAAGTTGTGTAAGGATACACTTACAATGCGACCAAACTCATCAGTCCTCTCAATTCGTATTTCTTTTGTCCCTCCATCATCATAAAGACCaacaagtttgcttttctttttgtcCATAGTTCTGCCACCCCAATCTACTGTCTCCTTAAGTGCACCACGTTCCTTAAGTAACTTAAGTGCACCTGATAATCCTTTTCCTACAGCAACCTCGTGGATGATCTCATCTGGAGAAACATCATCCTTTTTCTCACTGATGGGATCTTCAGATTTACTGGTTTCTTCCACCTCTGTCCATCCAGTGACATCAACTTTTATTTCTGGTTCAAGGGATTTAGGAGAATCCTCTTCATCCATAAAAACATCTTCTGATTCAGGTTTTTGGGCACCTAAAATATGTAAAACAACATGTGAAAAACAATTAAAAGAGAACATAGATAAACAGGAACAAAAAGATCAGTGGGGATTCAAGATACAGTCATAACTTTGTGGTTTACATTTTAGCAAAAGTGCAAATTCCTTCAACATGTTTACTTCTCCTACAAGTTGCCTTTTTAAGCTGATAAAAACCAAAAGATAAATTAGGATAGCTAATACCACCTTCATTAAGTTGAAGACCTAGTACAAACTCCTCAACTTCTGTAATGACAACTTTTTCTTCTTGTAGCTCTCCTGTAGACTGGCTCTGAGAATTTTCTTGTTCTTTAATAGATGTGGCTAAAAGGGCAACTGCCTGAGGACCAGTAGCACCTGCTTCATCATGTTTTCTATGAGCAAGTTTTCTTGCCTGCTCAAGGGACATCTGTAGATCTTCATAATCTTCACCGAAAACGATATCATCGTCCTCAAAAGATTTCAATCTTAAAGTTTGCTCCTGAAGCATAACTTTAGATGCTTCTTCTGCTTTTTCATATGCTGTTTGGTATGCTTTGCTTCTCCTTTCAGCCTCaattttctccttttcttctctttcaatCTGCCTTCTCATGTCATTCCTGGAACCAAGATCACTAGCTCCTAATCCAGCAGATCTGGCCTCTGCTTCCATGGCATCCAGATccaacttttctttctttctcaaagatttctttttctttggcttcTTGAACCGAAGCATTTCCTCAGCAGTGTAATAATCTGATGAGTTTTTTGCTGAAGAAGTCAGATCTTCATAACTTTTTGGTACAAAACTACCCTCAATCCTTCTGCGCAGCTGAAAATATTAAATAGTTAATCACAAGAATGAAGCTTGTCATATAGGATAACCCACTAGAAAAATATAGCAGAATGGCAAGTGAGTCCATGTATTTTACACAAGACTAACTGTCTACGTAAACCTAAGGCTGGGTAAATACATGCCATACTAATAAAAGTTCGAAGAAAATTTTTGGAGAAAAGCAAGGGTGAAAAAGAAACTTCTGCTAAATTAACAATCTTAAAGGTAGCAACAAGATTAGGCAGAAGTTGCACACCTCTTCAAGTTTCTTCTCTGCTTCACCAGTAAAATGCCCACTTTCATCCAATGCTACTCCCTGAAAATAAAGGAAGGaaaacaataataacataataatcaATGAAACAGACCAACATATGGCATACATCAACTCTACAACAGATACCTCATCTTCAACAGGATCATCATATTGCGGAAGAATTGTCTTCTGAGATCCCGTTTCATCATTAAACCTACAAACACAAAGAACAAGATGAGAATCAGAGACTTGTGTTCCAAAATAAAAAGTGTTCCAAGAGATTTACTTATCGTCATATAATCCAGTTCTCTTTTTAGCGGCCTTGTAGGCCTCATCTCTCTGTTTCTGCTCCCCAATCTCCACATTTTCAAGCATATCAATCTCTATAGAATAAAAGGCTTAATTAGCTCCGAGTACAaggtaagaaaaaataaaaaagagttatGCCTGCCAACAAGTAATCATTTACCCTCATTGATATCACCATCCTTAAGAATATCTTGATCTTTGAGGGTCAGAACAACTGCCCCACCCTCAATTACTTTATCAAGTCCATGAAGAATTTTAACTCCTGCTAGATCCTCTATTTACACACAATAATTCAGTCAGTAAAAAAGCAATTCTGAACAAAAATTCGATCTGGTTAATTATTGTACTGTCATCTAGTTTATTAGAAAAAGATAGCTTGAATACAAAAGCAGCTAATGCTGTCAACTAAACAGCAAAATCTTGTCAGAGGTAGAAACAGTACTCTGTGTGTGTCCAACTGTTTCATCGTCACCATCTGCTAGCATATTATCCTGAGAGAGAGAGCAGTAAAGCAAAAATTTTATCACAAGTTTCCAAAAGGAGCATTGTGAGAATACTTGAGTATATAGATTTTAACCTGCTCCTCAAAAGCTTTTGAAAGACGCAAAGCTTCCTTTTCAGCATTTTTTCTCTCCTCAAGCCTCCTACTCTTATTAACCCATGATGATATCTCAAAAGCACCATCAGATTTTTTCttcattctttcttcttttgtcctgaatggacaataccgATATCAGAATATGTATATAAAATTTCAGAGGATAGTTCAGATCAAACAAGCATAAATATTGAACACAAACGGTTAGCAAGAAAAAGTTGTATTGCTTAGAAGTATGTAGGGCTGACAAAAATGAAATAATCAGAAATATAACTAAAAAGGCATATTTAAGAAATTATGACAATATCTAATCCCCAATAATATAGATATTGATTTTAACaactaattttataaaaaaaaataaactcaATGTTCACTTAGCCTAATCAATCTGTGATACAGGAATAATAGCTTGCCCAATTTTTGGATCAAGACACCAATGAGGAAGAGAGATATGTTAAATATGTTGGACTTGTATGCATAGCAGCATACCAACTGAATTCTCAGATGCTGAAACCAAGGAGTGCTGTATCATGTACCAGACCAGTACCAGTCAGTACCAGTGTACAGACACATGGTGCACCAGTACACACCAATGTTTCGCAGACGAATAAGGGAAGGAGAAAAGGACGGCATAGTGGAGAAgcaggaagaaaaaggaagatgaaggaagaagataaggctgtggaggaagaggaagaaaggaagaaagcgaggcagtagaagaagaggagaaagaaaaagaagaagataaagcggtgaaagggaagaaaagaagaagaggagtagGAGAAGAAATGGGAGTGAACCATATCAGTCGATGACCTCGAATGATAGTCTTGACAGCAACGGCTTCTCGAGAAGAAGCCTCGCATTCACGAGCCCTCATTACTATTTTAggtttttgttttcattttaataCCGGATTGAATGACCCCAGTGTTGTTTTaggtttcttttatatttttcacTTCAGATAAAACAAGCATAAATATTGAACATATAAAGGTAAGCAAAACAAATTGTATCATCTACCAGTATCTAGGGCTGACGAGAATGAAATAATTAgaaatttgacataaaagatataTTTAAGAAATTATGATAATGTCTAATCACCAATATAATagatattgatttaaaaaaaCTAATTTTATAAACAAAAAACAAACTCAATGTTCATATAGTCCTAATTAATCTGTGACACAGGAATAATAGCTTGCCCAATTTTTGGATCAAGACACCGATGAGGACGAGCTATATATTAAACATGTTGGACCTGTATGCATGTCACCATACCTGAATTCTTAGATGCTGAAACCCAATAAAGAATTAAACAAGGCAAGAAACAAGAAGCTCGCAAGTCAGTCAAGCAGTTAGTGCTTGAATAATGCTACAAGTTTCTCCCCTTCATCTGCCTCAAATCCCGATGCTTGATTTATGCATCAAAATATGATTCGTTGAGTTCAGTCTTATGTTCCTTTCTTATCTCAGTATGTCATACCTCAGACATCACAAACCTCCCCCCATCCTAAGGGCCATGGGATGGTAGCAAGGAGTAACTGAAAGCAGCCGTAAGCTGAGACTGTTGTTTATTTCCCTGGTCAACAAAATATATCCTCCCTTGCTTGCTCGATGTCTGAGGGAAGGCACGCCCACAAGGAGTGACTTTCTGAGTCGGTGTTCCATCCCTTTAGTATGTAACTCCTTTCCTAAATGTTCCATAGTAGGGACTCTTTGGACTTCATTGTCTACAGATCATAGTTCACTCACGTCCTAGATCCTACTCTTGAGTTTTATTCATATCATACAGCCCGGACTTTCCGCATGAGCTAGGAGGGCATGGCTAAAATCTTGATCTTTATCTTTTTCCGGTAGATAGAGTTGATCTTAGGCTTTCACATATGAGCTAGGGCGATGTAGATTTCCTCGACCAAAGACTTGACTGAGGGAAATGGAATAAGCTACCCTGTAGTAGATAGATCGATTGAATGCTTTtggtcaagttttcagtctggagATAGAGTGATGCCTGGCATAAGTAATCTATTGGAGCAAAGGCAAGTCCGTCCCCTACATGACCTTCTTTCTCCTGTTGTATGAATGTCTCTTGTCCTCCCCAAATCCCTTCTTTTGATCTGATACAATAATTGACCCCTGAAATTGATAGGTCTAAAACCTCATGAAATTTATAATAGTAATTCCTTGCCCTATAAACTAACATAAATCTTCTCCCACATCTAATGTAGGACTACATAGGGGTGTCACATTTTCCTCACTTGCAGCTTGACCTCATCAAGGCTCATAGTTAATCCAGAATCAAACACAGATATGATGCATGTAAGGCCTAGTCCAGTGGTGACTCCATACCATGGTATGCCTCCGAACCCATCTATAGAGGATTTTGTCTACTATGTCTCTT
The window above is part of the Musa acuminata AAA Group cultivar baxijiao chromosome BXJ2-6, Cavendish_Baxijiao_AAA, whole genome shotgun sequence genome. Proteins encoded here:
- the LOC135584513 gene encoding SART-1 family protein DOT2-like produces the protein MDLEVGEIGVERDEDAGATSRDDADELGDDMVIDDVAKETSRESGKHRSKDRSKGKREDKDHGSRGRERSKDKENEEHAERDFDRYDLKDNRNRSESGKDRRKEEGLEHGKDREHVKDRDRDKERSRDRLRQEEHDRDKYRDKDRGREHDRVRERSNDQEYDRSSDHGISRVKERGKDSEIEKDRDLARKHDRGKERDRDRSKIRERDHEKDVQRESERERRKEKDHEKGTDKNREREKDRDMVKDREREREKTKDREKEKEKEKDRVRDKEREKTKENFRQKEIDRSLEADRDRSRTRDREKGPAGAKESEKDERTLSDFEDGRLDSREEEARDGSDSHEKSTLKNQQSEKHTDSLLASELEERLARTKEERMKKKSDGAFEISSWVNKSRRLEERKNAEKEALRLSKAFEEQDNMLADGDDETVGHTQKDLAGVKILHGLDKVIEGGAVVLTLKDQDILKDGDINEEIDMLENVEIGEQKQRDEAYKAAKKRTGLYDDKFNDETGSQKTILPQYDDPVEDEGVALDESGHFTGEAEKKLEELRRRIEGSFVPKSYEDLTSSAKNSSDYYTAEEMLRFKKPKKKKSLRKKEKLDLDAMEAEARSAGLGASDLGSRNDMRRQIEREEKEKIEAERRSKAYQTAYEKAEEASKVMLQEQTLRLKSFEDDDIVFGEDYEDLQMSLEQARKLAHRKHDEAGATGPQAVALLATSIKEQENSQSQSTGELQEEKVVITEVEEFVLGLQLNEGAQKPESEDVFMDEEDSPKSLEPEIKVDVTGWTEVEETSKSEDPISEKKDDVSPDEIIHEVAVGKGLSGALKLLKERGALKETVDWGGRTMDKKKSKLVGLYDDGGTKEIRIERTDEFGRIMTPKEAFRMLSHKFHGKGPGKMKQEKRMKQYQEDLKTKQMKASDTPLLAVEKMREAQAQLKTPYLVLSGHVKPGQTSDPRSGFATVEKDHLGSLTPMLGDKKVEHFLGIKRKPETGSMGPPLPKKPKS